ATTCCGGCGCATGTGGGCTTCGACCTGGAGGTCTCGTGATCTGTGATGCGTGCGGGCAGAGCAATGCGCCGGGGACGCAGTTCTGCACGTCGTGCCGGGCGTTCCTGGAGTGGGAGCCGCAGCCCGGGCCCCCCGTCACCACGGCCGCCCCGCGCCGCCCCGGTGACGAGCCGGACGAGTCGGTTCCGGGCCCCGAGGCGCTGCCCGACGTACCGCCGGACCCCACGCACACACCCCCGGCCCCGCCGCCCGCCCCGGCCGTCCGCTGCCCCAACTGCCGTACGGAGAACGCCGCGGACCGCACGTTGTGCATCCGCTGCGCGCTGGTCCTGGACCCGGGGCCGCCGCCCGCGGTCCGGCCTCCGTGGTGGCGCCGGATGCTCCGCCGACGACCGCGCCAGGCGCCCGCCGCCGGCACCCGGCCCAGGCGCCGGCTGTGGCGCCGCCCGGGCCTGGCGCTGCCGATCGTGCTGGTCGTGGTGGCGTGCGGCGTCTGGTTCGCCCTTCCTCATGTGCAGGGCTGGTTCGGGTTCGCCAAGGACGAGACCGGGACGCCTGAGGCGGTGGTGCCGACCCGGTTCCGGGCCTCCAGCACGGCCCCGGGACACCCGGCGGGCGCGGCGTTCGACGGCTTCAACAACCGCTACTGGGCGCCCTCGGCCGCAGGCCCCGACACGGGTGTGGGCCAGTACCTGGAGTGCGACTTCGAGCAGCCGGTACGGGTGCTGAAGCTGGTCGTCCTCTCCGGCACTTCGGCCAAGGCGGACGAGTTCCTCACCCAGGCCCGCCCGGCGCGGATCACCGTACTGCTCACCTCCGCCGACGGAAGCCGGGCCGTCAAGAAGATCAGGGTCAAGGACCAGCCGGGCCAGCAGACCTTCGACCTGCGCGGATCGGAGATCGTACGTGCCCGCCTCACGACGGACACCACCTATGGGGCGGGCCCCGGCCGCCGACTGGCCGTCGCCGAGGTCGAGTTCTTCGGCCGCAGGCCGTGATCGGGCCCGGGCCGTGACCCGTTTCGGTCCGCTCAGTCCGCGCGCAGGGCCACCAGCGCGCCCGCCTGTGCGAGGCCGCTCTCCTCGACGACCTCGCGCACGGTCTGCGCCTGGCGCACGAGTGCGAAGCGCACCCGCCCGTCGGCACCCGTCCGGTAGCCGTGCACGGCGGGCCGGGGCAGCGAGTTGTACGAGAAGTGCGACGAGAAGTAGTACGCCCCGGTGTCGTGGAGCGCCACCACGTCGCCGGGCTCGATGACCGGGAGCTCGCGCCCCGTCGCGGTCAGGTCCCCGGCGAAACAGCACGGGCCTGCGATGTCGACGATCTCGGTCGGGCCCTGCTTGGGGCGGCCTCCGGCGTCGAGCACTTCGATGCGCAGCGGCCAGGCGTCGGGCATGAACACCGTACGGGTGGCCGCCTGGGCGCCCGCGTGCGTGACCGCGATCGGCCGTCCCCCGGCCGTCTTGGTGTACTCGACGACCGTTGCGACGGTTCCGCTCTTGGCCAGCAGGGAGCGGCCGAACTCGGTGATCAGGGTGTAGCGCCCGTCGAAGAGACCGGGTACGGCCGCGCGGAGTTCGGCGACGTAATCGGCGTACGTCGGACGGTCGTCGTCGCTGTCGAAGTTGACGGGCAGGCCGCCGCCGATGTCGATCCCCGTGATCCGGGCGTGGCCCAGCCGGTCGTTGATGCGCTCGGCCAGCTCGTACGCGACGCGGATGCCCTGGGCCATGAGCGGCAGCGGGCAGCCCTGGGAACCGACGTGTGCGTGCAGACGGTCGAGCCACGGCCTGCGCACGAAGGCGTCGATCACGGCGTCGACGGCCCCGGGGTCGCGCAGCGCGACGCCGAACTTGGAGGTGGCCGTCGCGGTGCTCATCGCGCCGATGGCACCCGCACCGACCTGGGGGTTCACCCGAAGTCCGATGGGCCCGGCGGCAGGCCGCCCGGCCAGCAGGCGGTCGACGCGCGCCAGCTCCTGGAAGTTGTCCAGGTTGATCGCGATGCCGTGGGCGAGGGCGAACTCCAGCTCCTCGACGGTCTTCGCGGGGCTGTCGAAGACCAGCCGGTCGTAGGTGAACCCGGCCGCCAGCGCCTGTTCCAGCTCACCGGGCGAGGCCACCTCACAGCTCATCCCCGCCTCGGCGAGCAGCCGCAGCACGGGTACCAGGCCGCACGCCTTGGCGGCGAACGCGTGCCGTACCGGGGCGGGCCCTTGGAACGCCTCGTTCAGCGCGTCGACGGCGGCGAGCACCCCGTCCACGTCGAGGAGGCCCACCACGGGCGAGCGGGGGCCGAGCAGCCCGTCCTCGACGGCACGCGCGAGCGCCGCCGCCCGCCGGGCAGCGCGTTCCCGGGCTGCCGGGCGGGCCGCCGATCCGGACGTCATATGAACCACCACAACAACCCTCCACCTGCCACATCGGCTGTACGAACCGCCACGGACCGCTGCGGATCGCTTAGGACAGCTTCGACGCGGAGGGGAAGCCACGTCTTCCACCGACACGACGATGCCTGCCCGATTCCTTTGTCGCACCGGACAGCGGAACGATCAACGGCTGCTCGCCCCACGCGCCCTGCGGGCCGCGAACCGCAGCCCGATGTCCGCCAGGAGCCGCACGGCCGGGTCGGCGAGATCGACGCCGAACAACTCCCGGGCCCGGCCCAGCCGGTACCGCAAGGTGTTCGGGTGCACATTGAGGTGCCGCGCGGCCGTACCCGTATCGCCGAACGCGTCGAGATAGGCGGCGACCGAATCGCCGTACTGCGAACCGTGTACGCGGTCGTGCTCCACCATCGCGTGCACAGGCCCCGACAGGGTTTTCCACAGCGGCTCGACCCGGTCGAGCACCTGGAGCACCGAGGTGTCGGCGACGACCTCGGTGAACGCCGCCGCAGCCGACACCACCGCCGACCCCGTCTCCGCAGCCGGCAGCCCCGCGGCCCGCTCCCGCAACACCCGCACCACCAGCTCCGCGGCCTCCCGAGAAGCGGGCAGCCCCGACAGGTCCGCCGCCACAGGCCCGACGCCCGCGAACACCGCACCGCGCGGCACCGCGCGGGCCGTCGCCAGCAGGGTGCGCGCCGGATCGGCCTCACCGTCCCCCGCCGGGACCAGGACGTACAGCCGCCGCCCGGCCCGTGCGGTCACGCAGCCCGGCCGGTACGCGGCGGCCTGCAACGCGAGCACATCCAGCACCCGCTGCCCGGCAGTGGCGCCCGGGACCGCGGTGGAGGGCGCCCCGTTCTCGTACACCTCCGCGACCATCACCGCGTACGGCCGGTCCGCCGCGATCCCGGCATCGTGCGCAGACTGCGCCGCGTGCGGGGCCCCGCGCAGGAGCGCGTGCACCGCCCCCTCGCGCGCCCTGGCCGCGGCCCGGCCCCACGTCCGGTGGTGGGACAGATGCGGCACCGCCGCCCGGGCCGCCGTGCGCAGCGCCGCCGCCGCGCCCTCGGCGAGCGGCCGCCCGTCGGCGGCGGCCCAGATGGAGCCGAGCACCTCGGACCCGTGGCGCACGGCGATGGCCAGCCGCTCGGCGGACCGGTCGTCGGCGGGCCGGCGCACCACGTCGTCGGTGCTCCACAGCGCCTGGAAGAAGCCGCTCTCGCGCAGTTCGTCGACCCGCCAGCGGGGGACCTCCTGCCCGAGGATCGTCAGCCTGCGCATCGGATCGGGTTCGTGGTCCATCCGCGAGTACGCCAGTACCCGCGACTGCGGATCCTCGATCGTGATGGCGCCGCCGACCAGATCCGCGACCGTATTGGCCAGCCCCGGCAGATCGCCGAGCCGCAGCCCGCCCACCCCGTCGGGGCCGGCCGATCCGGTGGCA
This sequence is a window from Streptomyces sp. NBC_01217. Protein-coding genes within it:
- a CDS encoding discoidin domain-containing protein — protein: MICDACGQSNAPGTQFCTSCRAFLEWEPQPGPPVTTAAPRRPGDEPDESVPGPEALPDVPPDPTHTPPAPPPAPAVRCPNCRTENAADRTLCIRCALVLDPGPPPAVRPPWWRRMLRRRPRQAPAAGTRPRRRLWRRPGLALPIVLVVVACGVWFALPHVQGWFGFAKDETGTPEAVVPTRFRASSTAPGHPAGAAFDGFNNRYWAPSAAGPDTGVGQYLECDFEQPVRVLKLVVLSGTSAKADEFLTQARPARITVLLTSADGSRAVKKIRVKDQPGQQTFDLRGSEIVRARLTTDTTYGAGPGRRLAVAEVEFFGRRP
- a CDS encoding diaminopimelate decarboxylase; translation: MTSGSAARPAARERAARRAAALARAVEDGLLGPRSPVVGLLDVDGVLAAVDALNEAFQGPAPVRHAFAAKACGLVPVLRLLAEAGMSCEVASPGELEQALAAGFTYDRLVFDSPAKTVEELEFALAHGIAINLDNFQELARVDRLLAGRPAAGPIGLRVNPQVGAGAIGAMSTATATSKFGVALRDPGAVDAVIDAFVRRPWLDRLHAHVGSQGCPLPLMAQGIRVAYELAERINDRLGHARITGIDIGGGLPVNFDSDDDRPTYADYVAELRAAVPGLFDGRYTLITEFGRSLLAKSGTVATVVEYTKTAGGRPIAVTHAGAQAATRTVFMPDAWPLRIEVLDAGGRPKQGPTEIVDIAGPCCFAGDLTATGRELPVIEPGDVVALHDTGAYYFSSHFSYNSLPRPAVHGYRTGADGRVRFALVRQAQTVREVVEESGLAQAGALVALRAD
- a CDS encoding helix-turn-helix domain-containing protein — protein: MPTHEPDRRDTGPSLERILGLIAPGMLDVVVAPRGTGVPVADVVLHDPGEEREEREERDEREEQVEREGDAWAAASGLILLAVGVEVASPEAVDVLRGADRAGAAAVVMRRGGRGPRAALVEAAERGRTALLTRRPGQGWTELLGQLRTALAHSAAAGAATGSAGPDGVGGLRLGDLPGLANTVADLVGGAITIEDPQSRVLAYSRMDHEPDPMRRLTILGQEVPRWRVDELRESGFFQALWSTDDVVRRPADDRSAERLAIAVRHGSEVLGSIWAAADGRPLAEGAAAALRTAARAAVPHLSHHRTWGRAAARAREGAVHALLRGAPHAAQSAHDAGIAADRPYAVMVAEVYENGAPSTAVPGATAGQRVLDVLALQAAAYRPGCVTARAGRRLYVLVPAGDGEADPARTLLATARAVPRGAVFAGVGPVAADLSGLPASREAAELVVRVLRERAAGLPAAETGSAVVSAAAAFTEVVADTSVLQVLDRVEPLWKTLSGPVHAMVEHDRVHGSQYGDSVAAYLDAFGDTGTAARHLNVHPNTLRYRLGRARELFGVDLADPAVRLLADIGLRFAARRARGASSR